A window of the Egibacter rhizosphaerae genome harbors these coding sequences:
- a CDS encoding TrmH family RNA methyltransferase, with the protein MTELGPQREVGVGPHPGPWPDDPRLDPELLAHGDRRNVADRYRYWTVEAIRADLASRAHPFHVAIENWQHDFNIGAVVRNANAFAARAVHVVGRRRWNRRGAMKTEAYLEVRHHPDVGALAEWSAAAGLAVVGVDNVIGAVDLRAAELPRESVLLFGQEGPGLSGEAVAACEGLVAIPQAGSTRSINAGAASAVAMYEWVRRHG; encoded by the coding sequence GTGACCGAGCTCGGACCCCAGCGGGAGGTCGGCGTCGGTCCACATCCGGGGCCGTGGCCGGACGATCCGCGGCTCGACCCGGAGCTGCTGGCGCACGGCGACCGCCGCAACGTGGCCGACCGCTACCGCTACTGGACCGTCGAGGCGATCCGCGCCGACCTCGCGTCGCGGGCCCATCCGTTCCACGTCGCGATCGAGAACTGGCAGCACGACTTCAACATCGGCGCGGTCGTGCGCAACGCCAACGCCTTCGCGGCGCGTGCGGTGCACGTCGTGGGACGACGCCGCTGGAACCGCCGGGGCGCGATGAAGACCGAGGCCTACCTGGAGGTGCGTCACCATCCCGACGTGGGCGCGCTCGCGGAGTGGAGTGCTGCCGCCGGCCTCGCGGTCGTGGGAGTGGACAACGTGATCGGCGCGGTCGATCTGCGCGCGGCCGAGCTGCCGCGTGAGAGCGTTCTGCTGTTCGGCCAGGAGGGCCCGGGCCTGTCCGGGGAAGCCGTGGCCGCCTGCGAGGGTCTGGTCGCGATCCCCCAGGCGGGCTCCACTCGGTCGATCAACGCGGGAGCCGCCAGCGCCGTGGCGATGTACGAGTGGGTACGACGCCACGGCTGA
- a CDS encoding multifunctional oxoglutarate decarboxylase/oxoglutarate dehydrogenase thiamine pyrophosphate-binding subunit/dihydrolipoyllysine-residue succinyltransferase subunit, giving the protein MTDQRQFGTNSWIVDELYREYLADPDAVGESWKEFFADYTPGWDRDAERDGARNGRNTADAPAIREEPARTAGDEGPAPSAEQPGGRTGPVGTAPSPPEDAQPLRGVSATIADNMRESLGVPTATSIREIPAKLLEVNRRILNNQMRRTRGGKVSFTHLIGWAVVKAMTEVPAMTTIYYEDEHGKAHSRRPDRLNLGLAMDVERRDGSRTLLVPNVKDAATLDFAGFYHAYEEVVRKVRTNDLSPELFEGTTATLTNPGTVGTVGSVPRLMTGQSAIIGVGAIDYPAEYQGADERTLAEVGVGKVITLTSTYDHRVVQGAESGLFLKAVHELLLGERDFYDEVFESLRIPYEPVRWRTDENPRLLDSSGDTQAAKQIAVGRLINMYRVRGHLIANLNPLYDSFTEVHPELDPVTYGLTIWDLDREFLTGGLGGGPETGRPRKLSDILGILRDAYCRTIGVEYMHIQEPSQKAWIQQHVEGARIDLDHDEQVHILERLNDAEAFEKFLHTKYIGHKRFGLEGAESAIPMLDVLLSQAADEGIDEAVMGMAHRGRLNVLTNILGKDYNKIFRQFEGDIDPDSVQGSGDVKYHVGTRGRHTSPEGHVIDVALSSNPSHLEAVDPVVTGMARALLERKEATGLQGEGDAADHLGGVRVHHGQDPDDGTFPVLPILLHGDAAFAGQGVVAETFALSQLDGYATGGTVHLVINNQLGFTTAPHQGRSSEYATDVAKMVQAPIFHVNGDDPEACVRVMKLAFAFRQAFAKDVVVDMVCYRRHGHNESDDPSYTQPIMYEAIEQRRSVRKIYTEELVNRGDITAEEAEASMDAFRQQLESALKETRASTSGALEEADVPPPESHGVLPSIETGVSREQLDRIVHAVTSWPDGFTVHPKLGRQLKKRRDLLEKDAIDWAMGEALAFGSLCLQQVPVRLAGQDSARGTFSQRHAVLVDYEGGPEHMPLARLDPEQAPFAVYDSPLSEFAAMGFEYGYSVVRKDALVMWEAQFGDFMNGGQVIIDQFMVAAEAKWNQTSGLVLLLPHGYEGQGPEHSSARIERFLTLAAHDNIQAAQPTTAAQYFHLLRRQVLREIRKPLIVFTPKGMLRAKDAQSPAAAFEQGHFREVLPDRAPPEHVRRVLLCSGKLAHQLMNERDEREAAAAVVRIEQLYPWPEDQILEAIEAFPDANEVFFVQDEPENMGPWPFAHQRLHRILRDRWTLKHISRPESASPATGSPAIHQIEEQELFDATFDGL; this is encoded by the coding sequence ATGACTGACCAGCGACAGTTCGGTACGAACTCCTGGATCGTCGACGAGCTCTACCGTGAGTACCTCGCCGATCCCGACGCCGTCGGAGAGTCGTGGAAGGAGTTCTTCGCCGACTACACGCCGGGGTGGGACCGCGACGCCGAGCGGGACGGCGCCCGCAACGGGCGGAACACGGCCGACGCTCCGGCCATCCGGGAGGAGCCCGCCCGCACCGCAGGCGACGAGGGCCCCGCCCCGTCTGCGGAGCAGCCGGGCGGACGCACCGGACCGGTGGGTACCGCGCCGAGCCCACCGGAGGACGCCCAACCCTTGCGCGGCGTGTCGGCCACCATCGCCGACAACATGCGGGAGAGCCTCGGGGTGCCGACCGCGACGTCGATCCGTGAGATCCCGGCGAAGCTGCTCGAGGTCAACCGGCGGATCCTCAACAACCAGATGCGCCGCACCCGCGGTGGCAAGGTGAGCTTCACGCACCTCATCGGCTGGGCGGTCGTCAAGGCGATGACCGAGGTCCCCGCGATGACGACGATCTACTACGAGGACGAGCACGGCAAGGCCCACTCCCGCCGACCGGATCGGCTCAACCTCGGCCTCGCGATGGACGTCGAGCGACGGGACGGCAGCCGCACCCTGCTCGTGCCCAACGTGAAGGACGCGGCGACACTCGACTTCGCCGGCTTCTATCACGCCTACGAGGAGGTCGTGCGGAAGGTCCGCACCAACGACCTCTCGCCGGAGTTGTTCGAGGGGACGACCGCGACGCTCACGAACCCGGGCACCGTCGGCACCGTCGGCAGCGTGCCGCGCCTCATGACCGGTCAGAGCGCCATCATCGGCGTCGGCGCCATCGACTACCCCGCGGAGTACCAGGGCGCCGACGAGCGCACGCTCGCCGAGGTCGGGGTCGGCAAGGTCATCACCCTCACCTCGACCTACGACCACCGCGTCGTGCAGGGCGCCGAGTCCGGACTCTTCCTGAAAGCGGTCCACGAGCTCCTGCTCGGCGAGCGGGACTTCTACGACGAGGTCTTCGAGAGCCTGCGCATCCCGTACGAGCCGGTGCGCTGGCGCACCGACGAGAACCCGCGCCTGCTCGACAGCTCGGGGGACACGCAGGCCGCCAAGCAGATCGCGGTGGGCCGCCTGATCAACATGTACCGGGTGCGGGGCCACCTCATCGCGAACCTCAACCCGCTGTACGACTCGTTCACCGAGGTCCACCCCGAGCTCGACCCGGTGACCTACGGCCTCACCATCTGGGACCTCGACCGCGAGTTCCTGACCGGCGGGCTCGGCGGCGGCCCGGAGACCGGTCGGCCGCGCAAGCTCTCCGACATCCTCGGGATCCTCCGCGACGCGTACTGCCGCACCATCGGTGTGGAGTACATGCACATCCAGGAGCCCTCGCAGAAGGCGTGGATCCAACAGCACGTCGAGGGCGCACGGATCGACCTCGACCACGACGAGCAGGTGCACATCCTCGAGCGCCTCAACGACGCGGAGGCCTTCGAGAAGTTCCTGCACACGAAGTACATCGGGCACAAGCGTTTCGGCCTCGAGGGAGCCGAGTCGGCGATCCCGATGCTCGACGTGCTCCTGTCCCAAGCCGCTGACGAGGGGATCGACGAGGCCGTGATGGGGATGGCCCACCGCGGGCGCCTCAACGTCCTCACCAACATCCTCGGCAAGGACTACAACAAGATCTTCCGCCAGTTCGAGGGCGACATCGATCCCGACAGCGTGCAGGGGTCCGGCGACGTCAAGTACCACGTCGGCACCCGCGGGCGGCACACCTCCCCCGAGGGGCACGTGATCGACGTCGCGTTGTCCTCCAACCCGAGCCATCTCGAAGCGGTCGACCCGGTCGTGACCGGGATGGCCCGGGCGCTGCTCGAACGCAAGGAGGCCACCGGCCTGCAGGGCGAGGGCGACGCCGCCGACCATCTGGGTGGCGTGCGGGTGCACCACGGCCAGGACCCCGACGACGGCACGTTCCCCGTGCTGCCGATCCTCCTCCACGGCGATGCCGCGTTCGCCGGCCAGGGCGTGGTCGCCGAGACGTTCGCGCTCAGCCAGCTCGACGGGTACGCGACCGGCGGCACGGTGCATCTCGTCATCAACAACCAGCTCGGCTTCACGACCGCGCCGCACCAGGGCCGCTCCAGCGAGTACGCGACCGATGTCGCGAAGATGGTCCAGGCGCCGATCTTCCACGTGAACGGAGACGACCCGGAGGCGTGCGTGCGGGTCATGAAGCTCGCCTTCGCGTTCCGGCAGGCGTTCGCGAAGGACGTCGTCGTCGACATGGTCTGCTACCGCCGCCACGGCCACAACGAGAGCGACGACCCCTCGTACACGCAGCCGATCATGTACGAGGCGATCGAGCAGCGCCGCAGCGTGCGCAAGATCTACACCGAGGAACTCGTCAACCGCGGCGACATCACCGCCGAGGAGGCCGAGGCGTCGATGGACGCCTTCCGCCAGCAGCTCGAGAGCGCCCTCAAGGAGACCCGTGCGTCCACGAGCGGCGCGCTCGAGGAGGCGGACGTCCCACCACCCGAGAGCCACGGGGTGTTGCCCTCGATCGAGACCGGTGTCAGCCGGGAGCAACTCGACCGGATCGTGCACGCGGTGACCTCGTGGCCGGACGGCTTCACCGTGCATCCCAAGCTCGGCCGCCAGCTCAAGAAGCGCCGCGACCTCCTCGAGAAGGACGCCATCGACTGGGCCATGGGGGAAGCCCTCGCGTTCGGCTCGCTGTGCCTGCAGCAGGTGCCGGTGCGCCTGGCCGGGCAGGACTCGGCACGCGGCACGTTCAGCCAGCGCCACGCGGTACTCGTCGACTACGAGGGCGGACCCGAACACATGCCGCTCGCGCGGCTCGATCCCGAACAGGCGCCGTTCGCCGTCTACGACTCGCCGCTATCGGAGTTCGCGGCGATGGGCTTCGAGTACGGCTACTCGGTCGTCCGCAAGGACGCCCTGGTGATGTGGGAGGCCCAGTTCGGTGACTTCATGAACGGCGGCCAGGTCATCATCGACCAGTTCATGGTGGCCGCGGAGGCCAAGTGGAATCAGACCTCCGGACTCGTGCTGCTCCTGCCGCACGGCTACGAGGGGCAGGGGCCCGAGCATTCCTCGGCCCGCATCGAGCGCTTCCTCACGCTCGCGGCGCACGACAACATCCAGGCGGCGCAGCCGACCACCGCCGCCCAATACTTCCACCTGCTGCGTCGCCAGGTCCTGCGCGAGATCCGCAAGCCGCTGATCGTCTTCACCCCGAAGGGGATGCTGCGGGCCAAGGACGCCCAGAGCCCGGCCGCCGCGTTCGAGCAAGGACACTTCCGCGAGGTCCTGCCCGACCGCGCCCCGCCGGAGCACGTGCGGCGGGTGCTGCTCTGCTCGGGCAAGCTCGCTCACCAGCTGATGAACGAGCGGGACGAACGGGAGGCTGCTGCGGCCGTCGTGCGCATCGAACAGCTCTACCCCTGGCCCGAGGACCAGATCCTCGAGGCCATCGAGGCCTTCCCGGACGCGAACGAGGTGTTTTTCGTTCAGGACGAGCCAGAGAACATGGGGCCTTGGCCATTCGCCCACCAGCGACTGCACAGGATCCTCCGTGACCGGTGGACGCTCAAGCACATCTCACGCCCCGAGAGCGCGAGCCCCGCGACGGGCAGTCCCGCGATCCACCAGATCGAGGAGCAGGAGCTGTTCGACGCGACGTTCGACGGGCTGTGA
- a CDS encoding amidohydrolase family protein, with the protein MTLDLDALQAIDVHTHAELSADGHPSLPEELEAGKAKFFKAGVPQPTVDEIAGYYRERRIAAVVFTVDAEAATGHPPIRNEEVAEGCARHSDVLIPFASLDPHRGRAAVHAARRLVRDHGVRGFKFHPSLQGFWPTDRAFYPLYEAIEDLGVPALFHSGQTGIGAGLPAGGGIRLKYSNPMELDELAVDFPALTMICAHPSVPWQDEALAVAMHKPNVFIDLSGWSPKYFPPQLVRQANSLLKHKVLFGSDYPVITPDRWLADFEQLELKDEVRPLILKENAVRALGLVAS; encoded by the coding sequence ATGACGCTCGACCTCGACGCGCTCCAGGCGATCGACGTGCACACCCATGCCGAGCTCTCGGCCGACGGACACCCGTCGCTGCCGGAGGAGCTGGAGGCGGGCAAGGCCAAGTTCTTCAAGGCCGGCGTGCCCCAGCCCACCGTCGACGAGATCGCCGGGTACTACCGGGAGCGCCGGATCGCGGCGGTCGTGTTCACCGTCGACGCGGAGGCCGCCACCGGGCACCCACCGATCCGCAACGAGGAGGTGGCCGAGGGGTGCGCGCGCCACAGCGACGTGCTCATCCCGTTCGCGAGCCTCGATCCCCACCGGGGCCGGGCCGCGGTGCACGCCGCCCGACGGCTGGTGCGCGACCACGGGGTCCGTGGTTTCAAGTTTCATCCCTCCCTGCAGGGCTTCTGGCCGACCGATCGGGCGTTCTATCCGCTGTACGAGGCCATCGAGGACCTCGGCGTGCCCGCGCTCTTCCACTCCGGCCAGACCGGGATCGGCGCGGGGCTGCCGGCCGGCGGCGGCATCCGCCTGAAGTACTCGAACCCGATGGAGCTCGACGAACTGGCGGTGGACTTCCCTGCGCTCACGATGATCTGCGCGCACCCCTCGGTCCCGTGGCAGGACGAGGCCCTGGCCGTGGCCATGCACAAGCCGAACGTCTTCATCGACCTCTCCGGCTGGTCGCCGAAGTACTTCCCCCCGCAGTTGGTCCGCCAGGCGAACTCGTTGCTCAAGCACAAGGTGCTGTTCGGCTCGGACTACCCGGTGATCACCCCCGACCGGTGGCTGGCGGACTTCGAGCAGTTGGAGCTCAAGGACGAGGTCCGTCCGCTCATACTGAAGGAGAACGCGGTCCGGGCACTCGGGCTCGTCGCGAGCTGA
- a CDS encoding M20 family metallopeptidase, whose amino-acid sequence MEHSRSPYDSPAQPYQGLLEERFAAIERQMGQAQPVRSPHDGIGGARYDRIAQAVRERTASLVELSHAIHAQPELAFEEHAASRSVARCLAAEGHDVEVGAFGLETAVHARAGTGRPRVAILAEYDALPGIGHACGHNVICATAVGAFLAAAEFVDELGGSVDLIGCPAEEGGGGKEYIARAGGFDDLDCAIMLHPMGVDLAEHPWIGVRQVGVTYHGLPAHASAMPWLGRNALDAVVQAYQGIAQLRQHLLPTDRVHGIITEGGQRANIVPDRTAATFYLRSREVRTLAELAGRSREIFEAAALATGTQLELDWDPCPVYLPVRHNRTLAERYAVNVGGRDRRVLPHGVVPAEMTGSTDLGNVSVRVPAIHPTLAIAPPDVTIHTPAFQRWAASERADAGVIDGAIGLAATAADVLGDPRLREAFWKEFEEAGGRLELEEALTPD is encoded by the coding sequence ATGGAGCACAGCCGCAGCCCCTACGACTCCCCGGCCCAGCCCTACCAGGGACTGCTCGAGGAGCGGTTCGCCGCGATCGAGCGCCAGATGGGGCAGGCGCAGCCGGTCCGCTCCCCGCATGACGGGATCGGCGGTGCACGGTACGACCGGATCGCCCAGGCGGTCCGGGAACGCACCGCGAGCCTCGTCGAGCTGTCCCACGCGATCCATGCTCAACCCGAGCTCGCCTTCGAGGAGCACGCGGCGAGCCGCTCGGTCGCACGGTGCCTCGCCGCGGAGGGTCACGACGTCGAGGTGGGCGCCTTCGGGCTGGAGACCGCCGTGCACGCTCGTGCCGGGACCGGCCGCCCGCGGGTCGCCATCCTGGCCGAGTACGACGCGCTGCCGGGCATCGGCCACGCCTGTGGCCACAACGTGATCTGTGCGACCGCGGTCGGCGCCTTCCTCGCCGCGGCCGAGTTCGTGGACGAGTTGGGCGGCTCCGTGGACCTCATCGGCTGCCCCGCCGAGGAGGGTGGCGGCGGCAAGGAGTACATCGCCCGCGCGGGTGGCTTCGACGACCTCGACTGCGCGATCATGCTGCACCCCATGGGCGTCGATCTCGCCGAGCACCCCTGGATCGGCGTACGGCAGGTCGGCGTCACGTACCACGGCCTGCCCGCGCACGCGTCCGCGATGCCGTGGCTCGGCCGCAACGCCCTCGACGCGGTCGTGCAGGCCTACCAGGGGATCGCGCAGCTGCGCCAGCACCTGCTGCCCACCGACCGGGTGCACGGGATCATCACCGAGGGCGGCCAACGTGCGAACATCGTGCCCGACCGGACCGCCGCGACGTTCTACCTGCGGTCGAGGGAGGTGCGGACGCTCGCGGAGCTCGCCGGCCGCTCGCGCGAGATCTTCGAGGCCGCGGCGCTGGCCACGGGGACCCAGCTCGAGCTCGATTGGGACCCGTGCCCCGTCTACCTTCCGGTGCGGCACAACCGGACGCTCGCGGAACGCTACGCGGTCAACGTCGGGGGTCGCGACCGCCGGGTGCTGCCCCACGGCGTCGTCCCCGCGGAGATGACCGGCTCGACCGACCTCGGCAACGTGTCGGTGCGCGTGCCCGCCATCCATCCGACGCTCGCGATCGCCCCGCCCGACGTGACGATCCACACGCCGGCCTTCCAGCGGTGGGCCGCGTCGGAGCGTGCCGACGCGGGTGTGATCGACGGCGCGATCGGCCTCGCGGCGACCGCGGCTGACGTGCTCGGCGACCCGCGGCTCCGCGAGGCGTTCTGGAAGGAGTTCGAGGAGGCCGGTGGCCGCCTCGAGCTCGAGGAGGCGCTCACGCCGGACTGA
- a CDS encoding universal stress protein, giving the protein MSIVLGYAESPQGLAALDEAAAEAQLRDARLHIVRYVGHDSGDSPTRLREEHAEAEEIEKRLEALREQLVERSVEVSVEVRHGLRQGVSEALLDTADREGAKLVVIGMRRRSPVGKVVMGSVVQDVLLGADCPVLAVKAPDS; this is encoded by the coding sequence GTGAGCATCGTGCTCGGATACGCCGAGTCCCCTCAAGGGCTGGCCGCTCTCGACGAGGCGGCCGCCGAGGCGCAGCTCCGGGACGCACGGCTGCACATCGTGCGCTACGTGGGCCACGACAGCGGGGACAGCCCCACGCGCCTGCGCGAGGAGCACGCGGAGGCCGAGGAGATCGAGAAGCGCCTCGAGGCTCTACGGGAACAGCTCGTCGAACGATCCGTGGAGGTTTCGGTAGAGGTGCGCCACGGACTGCGGCAGGGCGTCTCCGAGGCCCTGCTCGACACGGCCGACCGCGAAGGCGCGAAACTCGTCGTCATCGGGATGCGTCGCCGCTCTCCGGTGGGCAAGGTCGTGATGGGCAGCGTCGTCCAGGACGTCCTGCTCGGTGCCGACTGCCCGGTCCTGGCCGTGAAGGCGCCCGACTCGTAG
- a CDS encoding acyl-CoA synthetase encodes MRNEGLGSWPHRRARISAEDTALIHDDRHWSYGEVRERVSRLAGGLHRVGVARGTRVAYLGPNHPAFVETMFAAGQLGAVFVPLNSRLAAAELGTILRDAEPDVLVVAPDLAGTAEDALAGAPVRHRFVVGDRPAASMEALEPLIAQSSPGDAPDVPVVLDDLAMLMYTSGTTGEPKGVALTHANLTWNCFNVLIDVDVSQDEVTLVSAPLFHTAALNQTFLPTFVKGGTSVLVSAFDPDETLELIERHRISWMFGVPAMFQALAQSPKWESADLSSIRAVEAGGAPVPEDLIRTYQARGMTFMQGYGMTEAAPGVSFLRAKDSLSKVGSAGAPCFFSDVDVVDDNGCSVPEGRPGEVVVRGPNVMRGYWGKPDATAAVMSDDGWFHSGDLAERDEDGYLYIVDRVKDMFISGGENIYPAEIENALHEHAAVADCAVIGVPDERWGETGRAFVVPHHGQHLTEEEMRGFLEQRLARYKIPKSLVLVDELPRSASGKLLKKELRTD; translated from the coding sequence ATGCGCAACGAAGGGCTGGGATCGTGGCCGCACCGCCGAGCGCGGATCTCCGCGGAGGACACCGCCCTGATCCACGACGACCGCCACTGGTCGTACGGCGAGGTCCGGGAGCGGGTCTCCCGGCTCGCGGGGGGCCTGCACCGCGTCGGTGTCGCACGAGGGACCCGGGTCGCCTACCTGGGACCCAACCACCCCGCGTTCGTCGAGACGATGTTCGCCGCCGGGCAGCTGGGGGCGGTGTTCGTGCCCCTCAACTCCCGGTTGGCCGCGGCCGAGCTGGGGACGATCCTGCGCGACGCCGAGCCGGACGTCCTCGTGGTGGCGCCGGACCTCGCGGGCACGGCCGAGGACGCCCTGGCCGGGGCGCCGGTGCGGCATCGGTTCGTCGTGGGTGACCGGCCGGCCGCCTCGATGGAGGCGCTGGAACCGCTGATCGCGCAGTCCTCCCCCGGCGATGCCCCCGACGTGCCGGTGGTCCTCGACGACCTCGCCATGCTCATGTACACGTCCGGCACGACCGGCGAGCCCAAAGGGGTGGCCCTCACCCACGCCAACCTCACCTGGAACTGCTTCAACGTGCTCATCGACGTCGACGTCTCCCAGGACGAGGTCACCCTGGTCAGCGCTCCGCTGTTCCACACCGCCGCGCTGAACCAGACCTTCCTGCCGACGTTCGTCAAGGGCGGCACCAGCGTGCTCGTGTCCGCGTTCGATCCGGACGAGACCCTCGAGCTGATCGAACGACACCGGATCTCGTGGATGTTCGGGGTACCCGCGATGTTTCAGGCGCTGGCCCAGTCCCCGAAGTGGGAGTCCGCGGACCTGTCATCGATCCGAGCGGTGGAGGCCGGCGGCGCCCCCGTCCCCGAGGACCTGATCCGCACCTACCAGGCCCGCGGCATGACCTTCATGCAGGGCTACGGGATGACGGAGGCGGCACCGGGCGTCTCGTTCCTGCGGGCCAAGGACAGCCTCTCCAAGGTCGGCTCCGCCGGAGCGCCGTGCTTCTTCAGCGACGTCGACGTCGTGGATGACAACGGTTGCTCCGTGCCCGAGGGACGTCCGGGCGAGGTCGTGGTCCGCGGTCCGAACGTGATGCGCGGCTACTGGGGCAAGCCCGACGCCACCGCGGCCGTCATGTCCGACGACGGCTGGTTCCACTCGGGCGACTTGGCGGAGCGCGACGAGGACGGCTACCTCTACATCGTCGATCGCGTGAAGGACATGTTCATCTCGGGAGGGGAGAACATCTATCCCGCCGAGATCGAGAACGCCCTGCACGAGCATGCAGCGGTCGCCGACTGCGCGGTGATCGGCGTCCCCGACGAGCGGTGGGGCGAGACCGGCCGCGCGTTCGTGGTTCCCCACCATGGGCAGCACCTCACCGAGGAGGAGATGCGCGGCTTCCTCGAGCAGCGCCTCGCGCGCTACAAGATCCCCAAATCGCTCGTGCTCGTCGACGAACTGCCCCGCAGCGCCAGCGGCAAGCTGCTCAAGAAGGAACTGCGCACGGACTAG
- a CDS encoding alpha/beta hydrolase family protein, with the protein MRTEELEFVGSAGDRLAGVLHVPEDAVEGPPRGSIVLAHCFTCSKDLHTMTRLARGLAEAGYAVLRFDFTGLGESEGEFGETTVSTNVGDLVRAAAALLERGYGPCGLVGHSLGGAAALLASERLKTVRSVAVIGAPSTPEHVRHLLSDREDAIRRKGEAVVEIAGRPFPIAEEFLDDLEAHRQRDHVRHLGRPLLVLHAVDDEVVGVDEGEANFAAARQPKSFVPLLETDHLLSSHASAEQALDSVRAWFERTL; encoded by the coding sequence ATGCGCACCGAGGAACTCGAGTTCGTCGGCTCGGCCGGGGATCGCCTGGCCGGCGTGCTGCACGTCCCCGAGGACGCGGTCGAGGGGCCGCCCCGCGGCAGCATCGTGCTCGCGCACTGCTTCACCTGTTCGAAGGACTTGCACACCATGACCCGCCTGGCGCGTGGCTTGGCGGAAGCGGGGTACGCGGTGCTCCGGTTCGACTTCACGGGCCTCGGGGAGTCGGAGGGCGAGTTCGGCGAGACCACGGTCTCGACCAACGTGGGCGACCTCGTTCGGGCCGCGGCGGCGCTGCTGGAACGGGGATACGGGCCGTGCGGGCTCGTCGGGCACAGCCTGGGGGGTGCCGCGGCCCTGCTGGCCTCCGAGCGGCTCAAGACCGTGCGCTCCGTCGCCGTGATCGGTGCCCCCAGCACCCCCGAGCACGTTCGGCACCTGCTCAGCGACCGCGAGGACGCGATCCGCCGGAAGGGCGAGGCCGTCGTCGAGATCGCCGGCCGGCCGTTCCCGATCGCCGAGGAGTTCCTCGACGACCTCGAGGCGCATCGACAGCGCGATCACGTCCGCCACCTCGGGCGGCCGTTGCTCGTGCTGCACGCGGTCGACGACGAGGTGGTCGGCGTCGACGAGGGCGAGGCGAACTTCGCGGCGGCTCGCCAGCCGAAGTCGTTCGTGCCGCTGCTCGAGACCGATCACCTGCTGTCGAGCCACGCTTCCGCCGAGCAGGCCCTCGACAGCGTACGTGCCTGGTTCGAGCGCACACTGTGA
- a CDS encoding MaoC family dehydratase, with protein MTEPTIVEGAEGLRALAGTHVGYTDWIEVTQEQVDRFADATGDHQWIHVDPERAADGPFGGTIAHGFLTLSMIPTVLPQVLDVRGFSFGVNYGLDKVRFPSPVPVGSKVRAGVTVDEVSDVGGGVQTAYTVTVEVDGADKPACVARFLERRFP; from the coding sequence ATGACCGAACCGACCATCGTCGAGGGCGCGGAGGGGCTCCGAGCCCTCGCCGGGACCCACGTGGGCTACACCGACTGGATCGAGGTGACCCAGGAGCAGGTCGACCGGTTCGCCGACGCGACCGGCGACCACCAGTGGATCCACGTCGACCCGGAGCGGGCTGCCGACGGACCGTTCGGCGGCACGATCGCGCACGGGTTCCTCACGCTGTCGATGATCCCGACGGTGCTCCCGCAGGTGCTGGATGTGCGCGGCTTCAGCTTCGGCGTGAACTACGGGCTCGACAAGGTGCGCTTCCCGTCGCCCGTGCCGGTCGGCAGCAAGGTGCGCGCGGGAGTGACCGTCGACGAGGTGTCGGACGTCGGCGGCGGGGTCCAGACGGCCTACACGGTCACGGTCGAGGTGGACGGCGCGGACAAGCCCGCGTGCGTGGCCCGGTTCCTGGAACGCCGGTTCCCGTGA
- a CDS encoding PAC2 family protein — MSKLLRWLDDLPALRDPVLLVALDGFVDAGDVGEHASTFLRHRWQAEAVAELDGDELIDFRARRPTVVVDSGQVRRVEWPRIRLHAAQLDGPRDVLLLTGPEPDMRWHAFVDAVASLCAQVDVSRVVTLSAYPAAAPHTRPIEIVQASNAVDDGPVEGARPVSGYTGPIGAATALQADLAEQNIGVLGFWAEVPHYISASPNPPGALAMVRIVADLLGTEVDTEELEAAAKLHREQVDEAVSQHDEAAELVENLEELQDSDDADTDIPSGEDIADEIERFLRSQE, encoded by the coding sequence ATGAGCAAGCTGCTGAGATGGCTCGATGACCTGCCGGCCCTGCGGGACCCGGTGCTGCTGGTGGCCCTGGACGGCTTCGTCGACGCGGGCGACGTGGGCGAGCACGCGTCCACGTTCCTGCGTCACCGCTGGCAGGCCGAAGCGGTCGCGGAACTCGACGGTGACGAGCTCATCGACTTCCGCGCGCGACGTCCGACGGTGGTGGTCGACAGCGGCCAGGTCCGCCGGGTGGAGTGGCCCCGGATCCGGCTGCACGCCGCACAGCTCGACGGCCCCCGGGACGTGCTGCTGCTCACCGGGCCGGAGCCCGACATGCGCTGGCACGCGTTCGTCGACGCGGTCGCGAGCCTCTGTGCCCAGGTCGACGTGAGCCGGGTGGTCACGCTGTCGGCGTATCCCGCTGCGGCGCCGCACACGCGTCCGATCGAGATCGTGCAGGCCAGCAACGCGGTCGACGATGGGCCGGTGGAGGGGGCGCGGCCGGTCTCGGGGTACACCGGCCCGATCGGTGCGGCCACCGCGCTGCAGGCCGACCTGGCGGAGCAGAACATCGGCGTGCTGGGATTCTGGGCAGAGGTGCCGCACTACATCTCCGCGAGCCCGAATCCGCCCGGAGCGCTCGCGATGGTGCGCATCGTCGCCGACCTGCTGGGCACCGAGGTCGACACCGAGGAGCTCGAAGCCGCGGCGAAGCTCCATCGCGAGCAGGTCGACGAGGCCGTGAGCCAGCACGACGAGGCGGCCGAGCTCGTGGAGAACCTCGAGGAGTTGCAGGATTCGGACGACGCCGACACCGACATCCCGTCCGGTGAGGACATCGCCGACGAGATCGAACGGTTCCTGCGCTCGCAGGAGTAA